CTAGGACGGCGACAGTGATGGTGGCCGGAAAAAACTTATTCAATTGTTCCCCCATGAGTTCGATATTTGTCAGCATTGTATGCGACCGGGACAGCTGGCCGGACTCCATGTCATTTATCTGCCGCCCTGATCAGCGGTGAATCTCCAGGTGGTCCCCGGATTGGAGGGTTACGAGAACCTCGTCAGGGGCATCCGCATTTTCGCGCCCGTAAGACGGTCCCCACGGGCCACATCAAACGCGCATCGACGTCCCGTCGTTCAAGGGCTACTGGATTCCGTAAGACCTGCCCGCAAAATGCCCGGTGAAGGTGCCCTAAACGCTATACGGGTCACCATTCCCACGTCCTTGGAATAGGAACGCCATAGTCGATTACCCTGATCCAGACACCGGATGCCTGAAACAACGCAGCTGCATGCATACCGAAACATTTGAGGAGTCCTGTGATTACCGATATCCCCTGGAACCGCGGCGAGTGGACAAACCAGCCGGCCGCCGTCGTCGAGCAGGCAGGTGACCTCTTGGTGACTGCAGCCGAAAGCAGTGACGCTTGGCGCGTCACGTCCTACGGATTCATCCATGACACCGAGCACGCGCTGCTTGCCCCGCTCCCCCAGGACAGCGCGATGGAGGTTGAGTTCACGGCAGCGTTTTCCCAACAGTTCGACCAAGCGGGCATCTTTGTCCGCATCAGCGCCGAGCATTGGATCAAGGCGGGCGTGGAATTCGCCGACGGCGCCGCTCAAGTGGGCGCGGTGGTCACCAACCGCTTCTCGGACTGGTCCTTGGCGCCTGTTCCGGATTGGAACGGCGAGCGGGTCCGCATGAGGGTCAGTCGTTCCGGCGACGCCCTCACCATAAGGGCCGCTTCGGGCAGCAACGAACTCCGGCTAGTACGTGTTGTGCCGCTGGCACCTGACCTGGTGACCGTCGCCGGGCCGTTCACCTGCGCACCAACACGTGCAGGGTTGACCGTCCCTTTTCACTCCTGGCGGGCTAAGCCAGCCGACAGCCAGCTTCACTGATGCCAGCCCCAGCGGAGCGAGCTTGCGGGCCCAAGCGTTCATGAGATTATGGAAGTTCCGGCAGCCTGCGATTGGCAGTGCTGCGACTCAGTTGGCTCCATAACAAGCCTATGGGGGGCACATCACGGTGGAAGATACTGCAAGTCTTTGGCGTACTGATCCTGCGACGTTCCGCGACGTGGTGATCAACCGCAAAGCCCTGGAAGCTGCGTTGGCAGGCGAGTGCCCTCCGGTGGAGCGCGTCAGGTATCTGGCGCTACTTGGCCGGGACACCGAAGCCCTGGACGAAGGCTTCAAGTTGCTGCCTCATACACCTGACCGCCGAGAGCTGTTGCTGGTCCTGGCCCAGATCAATCAACGCCAATACCGCTGGCACGACGCCGCAGTTCTCCACGAAAAAGCACTCCGAACAGTCCAGTCACCGGAAGAGGAGGCCTACGTTCGCCACCACATCGGGCGGCGGCTTTTCGACGAAGCCCGTTTCCGTGCCGCCG
This genomic interval from Paenarthrobacter aurescens TC1 contains the following:
- a CDS encoding hypothetical protein (identified by Glimmer2; putative): MEDTASLWRTDPATFRDVVINRKALEAALAGECPPVERVRYLALLGRDTEALDEGFKLLPHTPDRRELLLVLAQINQRQYRWHDAAVLHEKALRTVQSPEEEAYVRHHIGRRLFDEARFRAAADEFQWAADLYRVAGHPQFAEDNRQAMRHALHVHSAERGGGRPAFELS
- a CDS encoding putative protein of unknown function (DUF1349) (identified by match to protein family HMM PF07081), which encodes MITDIPWNRGEWTNQPAAVVEQAGDLLVTAAESSDAWRVTSYGFIHDTEHALLAPLPQDSAMEVEFTAAFSQQFDQAGIFVRISAEHWIKAGVEFADGAAQVGAVVTNRFSDWSLAPVPDWNGERVRMRVSRSGDALTIRAASGSNELRLVRVVPLAPDLVTVAGPFTCAPTRAGLTVPFHSWRAKPADSQLH